The sequence AACGTTTCGTCGTTCTGGCCGCACGCAACCGCGAATACATCGATGACATGGACCTCGCCGCAGCATGCGAGCGAGTTGATATCGTCATCGCAGACAGGCGCCTGCCGTTCTCCTGCAAACCGCGCATGCTCAAGGCTGACCGCATCCTCCTCGCCGCAACCGGCGGGATCACGATAGACCTCGCTTCCGGGAAAATCCGCACCGTTGCCGAAACTCAGGGACGCCACGGATGGTATCGCTGGCCGGAGGCGCCAGAACTGAACAAGCTGTCTCGTACTGCAACCCAGCCTCGGGAAGCACCACCTGACGCCGAACGGACCGGTGCGGTCGTCACGAGAGTCAACGGAAACCAAAATCATCGCAACCAGAGAGCGTTGCCTGACGAGACATTCCGCCCTGCTGCCAAGCCGTCGGTACAAAGTGTCCCGGTTTCGCCCGGGTCATCTGCTCTGCCGCCGCCATCTGTGGAAGGCCGGGATGGGGGCGATGCAGTGACCGGGCAACCCCCGACCTGACCATGACCGCTTAAGGCCGGGCAACACTCAGGCAAACAGCATGCATTGACCTACCGAATTCGTAACATGTCCGAACCTGAATGCTTCGGATCAATGATAGCGGCGGAGGAGTCCCGCGAGCTTGCCTTGCACCGCGACTTCATCCGGGCGGTAGAACTGCGGATCATAAGCGGAATTGGCCGGATCGAGCCGGATCATGCCCTTTTCGCGGTGGAGGTACTTGAGCGTGGCTTCCTCGCCGCGCACCAGGGCGACGACGATTTCTCCATCGCGGGCGGAATCGGTCTTTTTTACCAGCGCATAATCGCCATCGAAGATACCGGCTTCGACCATCGAGTCACCCGATACTTCGAGCGCATAATGCTCACCCGCGCCGAGCAGGGCGGCGGGTACCGGCAGAGTGGCGGAGGTTTCAAACGCTTCGATAGGCATACCGGCTGCAATCTTACCGTGCAGCGGCAATTCGATCACGTCGTTTGCCGGGGCAGGAGCCGCCTTGGGCGCACTGCGCAACGGCGTGAGCGCCGTATTTGCATTGGCTGCCTCACGCACAGGCGCAGGCTTGCTCACCGCGCTTTCGGGCTGGCGCAAAACTTCCAGCGCGCGGGCGCGATTGGGCAGGCGGCGGATGAAGCCGCGTTCCTCAAGCGCCGAGATCAGGCGGTGGACGCCGGACTTCGACTTGAGATCAAGCGCCTCTTTCATCTCCTCAAACGAGGGGGAAATGCCGGATTCCTCCAGACGGACCTGGATGAATGAGAGCAGTTCATGCTGCTTGCGCGTCAACATTGGCGGTTCTCCGCGAGTGAACGAATGCGGAACGGATAAGCAACCAATTACGACTCGTCAAGCAATTCCGCCATTTTCGAGCAGGTAGATGAGAACATCGGTACCGGCGGCTTTGGCAGGCGCGCCCGCTTCTCGCACAACGAGAGCGTTGCTGCGCGCAAGCGGGGCGAGCGCGCCCGAATCCTGCAGTTCGTCGAGCGTCACCGTCACCCCGTCCCACCGTGCGCGCAGGAATTCCATCCGGCTGCCGCCCGCATTCATCGCACTGGTCAGACGCGCCGGGATCGTGCGCGGCAAGGGCTTCACCGCGCCGAGCATGGCACGCAGCAAAGGCAGCATGAACAGGAAGCCGGTGACGAAGGCCGAGGCGGGATTGCCGGGCAAGCCGAGGATGATCTGCCCCCCACGCTTCGCCACGAGCAGCGGCTTGCCGGGCTTGATCCCGATGCGCCAGAAATCAATCGACGCGCCGACGGCTTCGAGCGCGGGGCGCACCAGATCGTGATCGCCGACCGATGCGCCGCCGCTGGTCACGATCACGTCGGCATCGGCCGCGCTGCCGAGGGCCTGTGCGAGATCTTCGAGCTGGTCGGCGATGGGACCGATGTGCGTGATCGTCACCGGCAGCCCTGCCGCCATCGCGCAGAGCATGGGGCCGTTGCTGGCGGGGAGCTGGTGGAGCGCGGGCAGCGTGCCGGGCAGGACGAGTTCGTCGCCGCTGTCGATCACGGTGAGGCGCAAGGGGCGGCGCACGGGCAAGTGGCTGTGCCCGCCGGCGATGGCTAGCGCGATTTGCGCGGGGCCGATCCGGGTTCCCGCCGCGATCAGCATGGCATCGCGCGAAAAGTCCATTCCTGCGGGGCGGACGTGGCGCTGCGGGGGGGCGGGGGGCGTGCCGGTCAGGTGCATTGTTTCACCTTCGCGCGCGGCGTCCTCCTGCAGGAGGATCATGTCCGCGCCGTCCGGGACCATCGCGCCGGTGCTGATCCGCACGGCTTGGCCTGCGCCGACTGATCCGGTGAAGGGATGCCCCGCCGCGCTCTCGCCGATGACTTGCCATGGGCCGGGGAGGTCGGCGCTGCGCAAGGCGTAACCGTCCATTGCGGAGAGGGCGGCGGCGGGCTGGGTGCGGCGGGCGAGGAGCGGTTCGGCAAGATAATGGCCGAGGCATTCGCTGACGGTGCGGTGCTCCACCGGGAGTGCTGCCGCCAGTGCGAGCAGGCGGGATTGCGCTTCGGCGAGGGGGAGCGGAGGCGTTCTCACTCGGGCGCTACCCAAGTGCCGGACTTGCCGCCGCGCTTCTCGATCAGGCGGATACCTTCGATGACCATGCCTTTGTCGAGCGCCTTGGCCATGTCGTAAACCGTCAGCAGGGCGACCGACACGGCGGTGAGCGCTTCCATCTCGATACCGGTCTTGCCCGTCAGCGAGGCCGTGGCAGTGCATTCGACGCCGGTCCCGGTGAAGGCGAAGTCCACGTTCACCGCATCGAGCGCGAGGGGGTGGCACAGCGGGATCAGTTCGCCGGTCTTCTTCGC is a genomic window of Novosphingobium sp. MMS21-SN21R containing:
- the lexA gene encoding transcriptional repressor LexA; amino-acid sequence: MLTRKQHELLSFIQVRLEESGISPSFEEMKEALDLKSKSGVHRLISALEERGFIRRLPNRARALEVLRQPESAVSKPAPVREAANANTALTPLRSAPKAAPAPANDVIELPLHGKIAAGMPIEAFETSATLPVPAALLGAGEHYALEVSGDSMVEAGIFDGDYALVKKTDSARDGEIVVALVRGEEATLKYLHREKGMIRLDPANSAYDPQFYRPDEVAVQGKLAGLLRRYH
- a CDS encoding molybdopterin molybdotransferase MoeA, whose protein sequence is MRTPPLPLAEAQSRLLALAAALPVEHRTVSECLGHYLAEPLLARRTQPAAALSAMDGYALRSADLPGPWQVIGESAAGHPFTGSVGAGQAVRISTGAMVPDGADMILLQEDAAREGETMHLTGTPPAPPQRHVRPAGMDFSRDAMLIAAGTRIGPAQIALAIAGGHSHLPVRRPLRLTVIDSGDELVLPGTLPALHQLPASNGPMLCAMAAGLPVTITHIGPIADQLEDLAQALGSAADADVIVTSGGASVGDHDLVRPALEAVGASIDFWRIGIKPGKPLLVAKRGGQIILGLPGNPASAFVTGFLFMLPLLRAMLGAVKPLPRTIPARLTSAMNAGGSRMEFLRARWDGVTVTLDELQDSGALAPLARSNALVVREAGAPAKAAGTDVLIYLLENGGIA
- the moaC gene encoding cyclic pyranopterin monophosphate synthase MoaC — encoded protein: MNGLTHLDSGGTARMVDVGAKAETHRVAIAQGSIRMNPATLAAVREGNAPKGDVLGAARIAGIMAAKKTGELIPLCHPLALDAVNVDFAFTGTGVECTATASLTGKTGIEMEALTAVSVALLTVYDMAKALDKGMVIEGIRLIEKRGGKSGTWVAPE